One Myxococcus stipitatus DNA segment encodes these proteins:
- the queD gene encoding 6-carboxytetrahydropterin synthase QueD, which translates to MVTEISKEFTFEAAHRLPHVPAGHKCSRVHGHSYRIEITVRGPVDPHLGWIVDFAELNAAWQPLHAQLDHRLLNDVPGLENPTSELLAGWLFERLTFPTAKVVRIRVSETCTSQCVVYPAEG; encoded by the coding sequence CTGGTGACGGAAATCTCGAAGGAGTTCACCTTCGAGGCCGCGCACCGCCTCCCCCACGTCCCCGCCGGTCACAAGTGCTCGCGCGTCCACGGGCACAGCTACCGCATCGAAATCACCGTGCGTGGCCCGGTGGACCCCCACCTCGGGTGGATCGTCGACTTCGCCGAGCTCAACGCCGCCTGGCAGCCGCTGCACGCGCAGCTGGACCATCGCCTGCTGAACGACGTGCCCGGACTGGAGAACCCCACGAGCGAGCTGCTGGCCGGCTGGCTCTTCGAGCGGCTGACGTTCCCCACCGCGAAGGTGGTGAGGATCCGCGTCTCGGAGACGTGCACGTCCCAGTGTGTCGTCTACCCCGCGGA
- a CDS encoding sensor histidine kinase yields the protein MKLSLATRIFLGYAVVLVTFGLVSLFSVAELHRNRLEIRLVSQGYLQLSQDAAEMETNHANQQKNTARVLEEDSPETRRAIIRLARIYVPTTLMTQRLANARKRAEEVRAEAPESEVPFIRELETRMVELDARYQEYGRAAESVFSALSTQAPDKLEVDRATADVLTMEDAIGRELRLLRLALSNRIRERVDGAEERERQTGLAIISLSVAAILLGLGATAWSARTLRPVRTLIEGVSRIGRGDYTAQLGVRGDDEVAVLAREFDKMARSLQAREAQLKAQAEALMRAEQLAAVGRISAQIVHEVRNPLSSIGLNVELLQDAVERARFDAPEDAREVTHLLSAVTHEVDRLADVTEQYLRMARPQRPDLDPRDVTAVLDGVLDFTREELERAGVEVVRQFSPATPPVLADEGQLRQVFLNLLRNSREAMPHGGQLTIATRPLEQDVEVTVRDTGQGMTDEVREHLFEPFFTTKEGGTGLGLAVSQQILQAHGGSLSCQSIPGQGTAFVLRLPRA from the coding sequence ATGAAGCTCTCCCTCGCCACCCGCATCTTCCTCGGCTACGCGGTGGTGCTCGTCACCTTCGGCCTGGTGTCGCTGTTCAGCGTGGCGGAGCTGCACCGCAACCGGCTGGAGATACGGCTCGTCAGCCAGGGCTACCTCCAGCTCTCCCAGGACGCGGCGGAGATGGAGACGAACCACGCCAACCAGCAGAAGAACACGGCGCGCGTGCTGGAGGAGGACAGCCCGGAGACCCGCCGCGCCATCATCCGGCTGGCGCGCATCTACGTCCCCACCACGCTGATGACGCAGCGGCTGGCCAACGCGCGCAAGCGCGCCGAGGAGGTCCGCGCCGAGGCCCCGGAGAGCGAGGTGCCCTTCATCCGCGAGCTGGAGACGCGCATGGTGGAGCTGGACGCGCGCTACCAGGAGTATGGCCGCGCGGCGGAGAGCGTCTTCTCCGCGCTGAGCACGCAGGCGCCGGACAAGCTGGAGGTGGACCGCGCCACCGCGGACGTGCTGACCATGGAGGACGCCATCGGGCGGGAGCTGCGCCTGTTGAGGCTGGCGCTGTCCAACCGCATCCGGGAGCGCGTGGACGGCGCCGAGGAGCGCGAGCGGCAGACGGGGCTGGCCATCATCAGCCTGTCGGTCGCCGCCATCCTGCTGGGGCTGGGCGCCACGGCGTGGAGCGCGCGCACGCTGCGCCCGGTGCGCACGCTCATCGAGGGCGTCTCACGCATCGGCCGGGGCGACTACACCGCCCAGCTGGGGGTGCGCGGCGACGACGAGGTGGCGGTGCTGGCGCGCGAGTTCGACAAGATGGCCCGCTCGCTCCAGGCGCGCGAGGCCCAGCTCAAGGCGCAGGCGGAGGCGCTGATGCGCGCCGAGCAGCTGGCCGCCGTGGGCCGCATCTCCGCGCAGATCGTCCACGAGGTGCGCAACCCCCTGTCCTCCATCGGCCTCAACGTGGAGCTGCTCCAGGACGCCGTGGAGCGCGCCCGGTTCGACGCCCCCGAGGACGCCCGGGAGGTGACACACCTGTTGTCCGCCGTCACCCACGAGGTGGACCGGCTGGCGGACGTCACCGAGCAGTACCTGCGCATGGCCCGCCCGCAGCGGCCGGACCTGGACCCGCGCGACGTCACGGCGGTGCTGGACGGCGTGCTCGACTTCACCCGCGAGGAGCTGGAGCGCGCGGGCGTGGAGGTGGTGCGCCAGTTCTCCCCCGCCACGCCGCCGGTGCTCGCGGACGAGGGCCAGCTGCGCCAGGTGTTCCTCAACCTGCTGCGCAACAGCCGCGAGGCCATGCCCCACGGCGGGCAGCTCACCATCGCCACCCGCCCCCTGGAGCAGGACGTGGAGGTGACGGTGCGCGACACCGGCCAGGGCATGACGGACGAGGTGCGCGAGCACCTGTTCGAGCCCTTCTTCACCACCAAGGAGGGCGGAACCGGCCTGGGACTCGCGGTGAGCCAGCAGATCCTCCAGGCCCATGGGGGCTCGCTCTCCTGCCAGAGTATTCCCGGCCAGGGGACGGCCTTCGTGTTAAGGCTTCCCCGCGCATGA
- a CDS encoding serine hydrolase domain-containing protein translates to MKATPAPVLLGALLALLSLPGASLAAPPEPAPDPAQRLVGVWAGDVVNGPEARGPLTVYREGDTWRATLAGFEASGRMEKSTLTVTLPGGQGELRGRVSADGRLIQGHWVQPRVLAGGVQYATPVELRALRKGVWRGDVTPWEDRLTLYLTVYARPDGSLGAYFRDPEKGFGRQFAFDASMTGNAVKLVDPRGPTTFEGTYDERFGRLTVPILFLGNVTFTKRDRNQAVGLYPRTPEGPYVYSPPVADADGWATASLSDVKMDPGPIAQLVQNILATQPGPKPTPVIQGLLIARHGKLVVEEYFHGFSQARLHDLRSASKTVAPMLVGTAIQQGAKLEPGTLVYERFPAYASPAPLDPNKAKLTVEHLMTMTSGLACDDNDDASPGNENTLQEQEGDWYTYTLNLPMGRAPGGAKAVYCSAGINLLGGVVRGATGAWVPDHFQRTLASPLGIRHYAMNLMPDGEAYLGGGLYLRPRDALKLGQLYLSGGVWNGRRIVSRQWVERSVAKHAEMEPGRTYGYAWWRHELKVGERVYAEYEAGGNGGQYIMVVPELDLTVVFTGANYGQFNIWKTFREELLPRYILAAVRP, encoded by the coding sequence GTGAAAGCCACCCCGGCCCCCGTTCTCCTGGGCGCATTGCTGGCCCTGCTGTCCCTCCCCGGTGCCTCGCTCGCGGCGCCGCCCGAGCCCGCCCCGGACCCCGCCCAGCGGCTCGTGGGTGTCTGGGCGGGGGACGTCGTCAACGGCCCGGAGGCCCGGGGGCCGCTCACGGTGTACCGCGAGGGCGACACCTGGCGGGCGACGCTCGCGGGCTTCGAGGCGTCCGGGCGGATGGAGAAGTCGACGTTGACGGTGACGCTGCCGGGCGGGCAGGGCGAGCTGCGCGGGCGGGTGTCGGCGGATGGCCGGCTCATCCAGGGCCACTGGGTCCAGCCGCGCGTCCTGGCGGGCGGCGTCCAGTACGCGACCCCGGTGGAGCTGCGCGCCCTGCGCAAGGGGGTGTGGCGGGGAGACGTGACGCCGTGGGAGGACCGGCTCACGCTGTACCTCACGGTGTATGCCCGGCCGGACGGCTCGCTGGGGGCGTACTTCCGGGATCCGGAGAAGGGCTTCGGTCGACAGTTCGCGTTCGACGCCTCGATGACGGGGAACGCCGTGAAGCTCGTGGACCCCCGGGGGCCCACGACCTTCGAGGGCACGTATGACGAGCGGTTCGGCCGGCTGACGGTGCCCATCCTGTTCCTGGGGAACGTCACGTTCACGAAGCGGGACCGGAACCAGGCGGTGGGCCTCTACCCGCGCACGCCGGAGGGGCCCTATGTCTACAGTCCCCCCGTGGCGGACGCGGACGGCTGGGCGACGGCGTCGCTGTCGGACGTGAAGATGGACCCAGGCCCCATCGCCCAGCTGGTCCAGAACATCCTCGCGACGCAGCCGGGCCCCAAGCCCACGCCCGTCATCCAGGGGCTGCTCATCGCCCGGCACGGCAAGCTCGTGGTGGAGGAGTACTTCCATGGCTTCTCCCAGGCGCGGCTGCACGACCTGCGCTCCGCCTCCAAGACGGTGGCCCCCATGCTGGTGGGCACCGCCATCCAGCAGGGCGCCAAGCTCGAGCCCGGGACGCTCGTGTACGAGCGGTTCCCGGCGTACGCGTCTCCCGCGCCGCTGGACCCGAACAAGGCGAAGCTCACCGTCGAACACCTGATGACGATGACGTCGGGCCTCGCCTGCGACGACAACGACGACGCGTCCCCCGGCAACGAGAACACGCTCCAGGAGCAGGAAGGGGATTGGTACACGTACACCCTGAACCTCCCCATGGGGCGGGCGCCGGGCGGAGCGAAGGCGGTGTACTGCTCGGCGGGCATCAACCTGCTGGGCGGCGTGGTGCGCGGCGCGACGGGCGCGTGGGTGCCGGACCACTTCCAGCGCACCCTGGCCTCGCCCCTGGGCATCCGTCACTACGCCATGAACCTGATGCCGGACGGCGAGGCGTACCTGGGCGGCGGCCTCTACCTGCGCCCCCGGGACGCGCTGAAGCTGGGCCAGCTCTACCTGTCCGGCGGCGTGTGGAACGGCCGGCGCATCGTCAGCAGGCAATGGGTCGAGCGCTCCGTCGCGAAGCACGCGGAGATGGAGCCCGGCCGCACGTACGGCTACGCGTGGTGGCGGCACGAGCTGAAGGTGGGCGAGCGCGTCTATGCGGAGTACGAGGCGGGCGGCAACGGCGGCCAGTACATCATGGTGGTCCCGGAGCTGGACCTGACGGTGGTCTTCACCGGCGCCAACTACGGCCAGTTCAACATCTGGAAGACCTTCCGGGAGGAATTGCTGCCGCGATACATCCTCGCGGCCGTCCGCCCGTAG
- a CDS encoding M16 family metallopeptidase: MSFTSYRDVLPSGLRVVTVETPHLHTALLAIYVRTGSRHETPANNGVSHFLEHLFFRGSEGWPDTVRMNAAVEEVGGNLNGVTTRDQGFYYTPLHPAHLRVGLDILGDMLTRPRLTDMEVERQIILEEMLDEVDDKGRDIDLDNLSKRLLFPDHPLALKIAGTRESVTTLAHAQVLEHFARHYVTGNLVVTAAGRVRRDEVLELTERAFARLPRGPASTEAPPPDALTGPRLHFVPHDESQTEFRLSFRTVPEQHDDHAALQLIRRVLDDGLSSRLPFEIVEKRGLAYSVSAALDTYHDAGIFEFEAASAPEKASQVVTEALRVLAALCDEEIGEEELGRAKRRHRMQLEFSQDSPSDLAGWFGGTELFRLPETFSHRADLVDAQSAARVREVARRYFRRENLTVVAVGQRKGLKALERVVEEAPGLPGAPASKAAANGQRG, encoded by the coding sequence ATGAGCTTCACATCGTACCGGGACGTGCTGCCCAGCGGGCTGCGCGTCGTCACCGTCGAGACGCCCCACCTCCACACCGCCCTGCTCGCCATCTACGTCCGCACGGGCAGCCGCCACGAGACGCCCGCCAACAACGGCGTCAGCCACTTCCTGGAGCACCTGTTCTTCCGGGGCAGCGAGGGCTGGCCGGACACGGTGCGGATGAACGCCGCCGTGGAGGAGGTGGGCGGCAACCTCAACGGCGTCACCACCCGGGACCAGGGCTTCTACTACACGCCCCTGCACCCCGCGCACCTGCGCGTGGGCCTGGACATCCTCGGCGACATGCTCACCCGCCCCCGGCTGACGGACATGGAGGTGGAGCGGCAGATCATCCTTGAGGAGATGCTGGACGAGGTGGACGACAAGGGGCGGGACATCGACCTGGACAACCTGTCCAAGCGCCTGCTCTTCCCGGACCATCCGCTGGCCCTGAAGATCGCCGGCACGCGCGAGTCCGTCACCACGCTGGCGCACGCGCAGGTGTTGGAGCACTTCGCGAGGCACTACGTCACCGGCAATCTGGTGGTCACCGCCGCCGGCCGCGTGCGCCGCGACGAGGTGCTGGAGTTGACCGAGCGCGCCTTCGCCCGGCTGCCCCGGGGCCCCGCGAGCACGGAGGCGCCTCCGCCAGACGCGCTGACGGGCCCCCGGCTGCACTTCGTGCCGCATGACGAGTCGCAGACGGAGTTCCGGCTGAGCTTCCGCACGGTGCCCGAGCAGCACGACGACCACGCCGCGTTGCAGCTCATCCGCCGGGTGCTGGACGACGGGTTGTCGTCGCGGCTGCCGTTCGAAATCGTGGAGAAGCGCGGGCTGGCGTACTCCGTCAGCGCGGCGTTGGACACGTACCACGACGCCGGCATCTTCGAGTTCGAGGCCGCCAGTGCTCCGGAGAAGGCGTCGCAGGTGGTGACGGAGGCCCTCCGCGTGCTGGCCGCGCTGTGCGACGAGGAGATTGGCGAGGAGGAGCTGGGCCGCGCCAAGCGCCGCCACCGCATGCAGTTGGAGTTCTCGCAGGACTCGCCGAGCGACCTGGCCGGGTGGTTCGGCGGCACGGAGCTGTTCCGGCTCCCGGAGACGTTCAGTCACCGGGCGGACCTGGTGGACGCGCAGTCCGCCGCGCGCGTGCGCGAGGTGGCGCGTCGCTACTTCCGCCGCGAGAACCTCACGGTGGTGGCCGTGGGTCAGCGCAAGGGCCTCAAGGCCCTGGAGCGCGTGGTCGAAGAGGCCCCGGGCCTGCCCGGCGCCCCCGCGTCGAAGGCGGCGGCCAACGGCCAGCGGGGGTGA
- a CDS encoding M4 family metallopeptidase, whose translation MKLPWSMNNSWMRSLVVVVSSVVATACHEPGAAPDEDVVEPQPTTDADVTEALRRLPDAHVLGVGAAGTPNFVRGDLGKLEGALEDRSTLERIAPVFRLTPQDLEVTRVTSDELGFRHVYYSQTKNRLPVVGGELAVHVNAEGVIYAAHGTARDGVQLPVAPLVPAEGAERAVRDDSQDISSVEVGPARLVYLHALDGRMVLTWEQAVMGLRGQDPVHDVVYVDAQSGAVVERHPRIHSARSRKIHDLAHGTTLPGAVARNEGAPSVADPVVNQNYDRLGDTYDCYKTLFNWDSFDNQGSTLISSVHYGENYANAFWNGIQMVFGDGDGVRSANMTQSLDITAHELTHAVIQRTANLVYAGEPGGLNESIADIFGNVCESFREGAVTSKTWMVGEDVWSPAIPGDALRYMNDPRQDGVSIDHYLDYNTGMDVHFSSGIPNLAFHLLVQGGTHPRGRSTVSVPGIGLPKARYIWFRALTLYMTAGTDFLGARNATRQAAADVLPSSDVDAVERSWRAVGVPPVTPLPANVLALSNGIPVANLSGATGNKQFFSLEVPADEPELVFELSGGAGDADMYVKFGATPGLSQNECRASLAGTSETCRITNPVPGTWYVLVHAHTGYSGVTLRGAYSNPPELAAPLTNGVPLPNLSGAAGSKAYWKMWVPAGQARVTFSLSGAAGVSGDADLYVRRGAAPTLTTFDCAPRLQGNSETCTINNPAEGEYYVMVHGYVGYSVLTLSGQYP comes from the coding sequence ATGAAACTCCCCTGGTCCATGAACAACTCCTGGATGCGAAGCCTCGTGGTGGTCGTGTCGTCGGTGGTCGCGACCGCGTGTCACGAGCCTGGTGCCGCGCCCGACGAAGACGTCGTCGAGCCCCAGCCGACGACGGACGCCGACGTGACGGAGGCGCTGCGCCGTCTCCCCGACGCCCATGTCCTGGGCGTGGGGGCGGCGGGGACTCCCAACTTCGTGCGCGGCGACCTGGGGAAGCTGGAAGGGGCGCTCGAGGATCGCTCCACGCTGGAGCGGATCGCCCCGGTGTTCCGGCTCACGCCCCAGGACCTCGAGGTCACGCGGGTGACGTCGGACGAGCTGGGCTTCCGCCACGTCTACTATTCACAGACGAAGAACCGCCTCCCGGTGGTGGGGGGCGAGCTGGCGGTGCACGTCAACGCGGAGGGGGTCATCTACGCGGCCCACGGCACCGCCCGCGACGGCGTCCAACTGCCCGTCGCCCCGCTCGTGCCGGCGGAGGGCGCGGAGCGGGCCGTCCGGGACGATTCGCAGGACATCTCCTCCGTCGAGGTGGGGCCCGCGCGTCTGGTGTACCTCCACGCGTTGGATGGGCGGATGGTGCTGACGTGGGAGCAGGCGGTGATGGGCCTGCGAGGGCAGGACCCGGTCCATGACGTGGTGTACGTGGACGCCCAGAGCGGCGCGGTGGTGGAGCGCCATCCGCGCATCCACTCGGCGCGGTCGCGGAAGATCCACGACCTGGCCCACGGCACGACGCTGCCCGGCGCCGTGGCCCGGAACGAGGGGGCGCCGAGCGTCGCGGACCCGGTGGTCAACCAGAACTACGACCGGCTGGGGGACACCTACGATTGCTACAAGACGCTCTTCAACTGGGACTCCTTCGACAACCAGGGCTCGACGTTGATCAGCAGCGTCCACTACGGGGAGAACTACGCGAACGCGTTCTGGAATGGCATCCAGATGGTGTTCGGCGACGGGGATGGGGTCCGCTCGGCCAACATGACGCAGTCGCTGGACATCACGGCCCACGAGCTGACCCACGCCGTCATCCAGCGCACGGCGAACCTGGTCTATGCCGGGGAGCCGGGGGGCTTGAACGAGTCCATCGCGGACATCTTTGGCAACGTCTGTGAGTCCTTCCGCGAGGGCGCGGTGACGAGCAAGACGTGGATGGTGGGGGAGGACGTCTGGTCTCCGGCCATCCCCGGCGATGCGCTGCGCTACATGAACGACCCCCGGCAGGACGGGGTGTCGATCGACCATTACCTCGACTACAACACGGGGATGGATGTGCATTTCAGTTCGGGCATCCCGAACCTGGCCTTCCATCTCCTCGTGCAGGGGGGCACCCATCCCCGGGGTCGCTCGACGGTGTCGGTGCCTGGGATTGGGCTCCCCAAGGCGCGGTACATCTGGTTCCGCGCGCTGACCTTGTACATGACGGCGGGCACGGACTTCCTGGGCGCGCGGAACGCCACCCGGCAGGCCGCGGCGGACGTCCTCCCGTCCTCGGACGTGGACGCGGTGGAGCGCTCCTGGCGCGCGGTGGGCGTGCCGCCGGTCACCCCGCTGCCCGCCAACGTCCTCGCCCTGAGCAACGGCATCCCGGTGGCGAATCTCTCCGGGGCCACGGGCAACAAGCAGTTCTTCTCCCTGGAGGTCCCGGCCGACGAGCCCGAGCTCGTGTTCGAGCTTTCGGGTGGGGCGGGCGACGCGGACATGTACGTCAAGTTCGGCGCCACGCCGGGCCTCAGCCAGAACGAGTGCCGGGCCTCGCTCGCGGGCACGTCGGAGACGTGCCGCATCACCAACCCGGTTCCGGGCACGTGGTACGTCCTGGTGCACGCGCACACGGGCTACTCGGGCGTCACCCTCCGTGGGGCCTACTCGAATCCGCCGGAGCTCGCTGCCCCGCTCACGAACGGGGTGCCGCTGCCGAACCTCTCGGGCGCGGCGGGTTCTAAGGCGTACTGGAAGATGTGGGTCCCCGCCGGGCAGGCCCGCGTCACGTTCTCGCTGAGTGGCGCGGCGGGAGTCTCCGGGGATGCGGACCTGTATGTGCGCCGAGGCGCCGCGCCGACGCTGACCACCTTCGATTGTGCCCCTCGCCTCCAGGGCAATTCGGAGACCTGCACCATCAACAACCCGGCCGAGGGCGAGTACTACGTGATGGTCCACGGGTACGTCGGGTACTCGGTCCTCACGTTGAGTGGCCAGTATCCGTGA